A stretch of the Glycine soja cultivar W05 chromosome 13, ASM419377v2, whole genome shotgun sequence genome encodes the following:
- the LOC114382442 gene encoding phospholipid:diacylglycerol acyltransferase 1-like, whose product MSFIRRRKAPANPVRNDEEKEKDKKKVIKAKIIEGEKITIKRWSCVDSCCWFVGLICSIWWFLLFLYNAMPASFPQYVAEAITGPLPDPPGVKLRKEGLTVKHPVVFVPGIVTGGLELWEGRQCADGLFRKRLWGGTFGELYKRPLCWVEHMSLDNETGLDRPGIRVRPVSGLVAADYFAPGYFVWAVLIANLARIGYEEKNMYMAAYDWRISFQNTEVRDRTLSRMKSNIELMVATNGGNKVVVIPHSMGVLYFLHFMKWVEAPAPMGGGGGSDWCAKHIKAVMNIGGPFLGVPKSVAGLFSIEARDIAVARTFAPGFLDKDVFGLQTLQHLMRMTRTWDSTMSMIPKGGDTIWGGLDWSADVSYNCSAKKHKNNDTYSAFQNGKENLGFMKNINYGRLISFGKDIAELHSSKLERLDFRGALKGRNLANTSNCDVWTEYHDMGVEGIKAVTDYKAYTADSILDLLHFVAPKMMKRGDAHFSYGIAGNLDDQKYKHYKYWSNPLETRLPNAPDMEIYSMYGVGIPTERAYVYKLTPQSECHIPFQIDTSADGGNEYTCLRDGVYSSDGDETVPVLSAGFMCAKGWRGKTRFNPSGIRTFIREYDHAPPANLLEGRGTQSGAHVDILGNFALLEDIIRVAAGASGEDLGGDRVHSDIFKWSEKINLKL is encoded by the exons ATGTCGTTTATACGACGCAGAAAGGCCCCTGCGAATCCTGTGCGAAACGAtgaggagaaagagaaggatAAGAAAAAGGTTATTAAGGCGAAGATTATCGAAGGCGAAAAGATAACAATAAAGAGATGGTCGTGCGTGGATAGCTGTTGTTGGTTCGTGGGACTCATATGTTCAATTTGGTGGTTTTTGCTCTTTCTGTACAATGCAATGCCGGCGTCGTTCCCTCAGTACGTGGCGGAGGCCATAACGGGGCCGTTGCCGGATCCTCCCGGCGTGAAGCTGCGGAAGGAGGGCTTGACGGTGAAGCACCCGGTGGTTTTCGTGCCCGGAATCGTCACCGGCGGGTTAGAACTCTGGGAGGGTCGCCAGTGTGCGGATGGGCTGTTCAGGAAGAGGTTGTGGGGTGGCACCTTTGGGGAATTGTACAAAAG ACCATTATGCTGGGTTGAGCACATGTCACTAGATAATGAAACAGGACTAGACCGTCCAGGCATTAGAGTTAGGCCTGTGTCTGGACTTGTAGCAGCTGATTATTTTGCACCTGGTTATTTTGTCTGGGCAGTTCTAATTGCTAATTTAGCTCGCATTGGGTATGAGGAGAAAAACATGTATATGGCTGCTTATGATTGGAgaatttcatttcaaaatacAGAG GTCAGGGATCGAACTTTGAGCAGGATGAAAAGTAATATAGAGCTCATGGTGGCTACAAATGGTGGTAATAAGGTGGTTGTTATTCCACATTCAATGGGTGTTTTGTACTTTTTGCATTTTATGAAATGGGTTGAGGCACCAGCACCAATGGGTGGAGGGGGTGGGTCAGATTGGTGTGCCAAACATATTAAAGCAGTGATGAACATTGGGGGACCTTTTCTTGGTGTTCCAAAATCTGTCGCAGGACTTTTCTCTATAGAAGCCAGGGATATTGCTGTTGCCAG GACTTTCGCACCAGGTTTTTTGGATAAGGATGTTTTTGGTCTTCAAACTTTACAGCATCTAATGCGAATGACCCGAACGTGGGATTCAACAATGTCAATGATACCAAAAGGTGGGGATACTATATGGGGTGGCCTTGATTGGTCAGCTGATGTATCCTATAACTGCAGTGCGAAGAAGCACAAGAACAATGATACTTACAGTGCATTTCAAAATGGCAAAGAGAATCTTgggtttatgaaaaatataaattatgggAGACTCATATCGTTTGGGAAAGATATAGCTGAGTTACACTCCTCCAAGCTTGAGAGGTTGGATTTTAGG GGTGCTCTTAAGGGTAGGAACCTTGCAAACACATCTAACTGTGATGTGTGGACAGAGTACCATGACATGGGTGTTGAAGGAATCAAAGCTGTTACAGATTACAAAGCTTACACAGCCGATTCAATTTTGGATCTGCTTCATTTTGTCGCCCCCAAGATGATGAAGCGTGGGGATGCTCATTTTTCTTATGGGATTGCTGGTAATTTGGATGATCAGAAATACAAACATTACAAATATTGGTCTAACCCCTTGGAAACAAG ATTACCAAATGCTCCAGATATGGAGATTTACTCTATGTATGGGGTTGGGATCCCTACTGAAAGAGCTTATGTCTACAAGTTAACTCCTCAATCTGAATGCCACATTCCATTTCAGATTGACACCTCAGCAGATGGTGGGAATGAGTACACATGTCTAAGGGATGGAGTTTACAGTTCTGATGGTGATGAAACTGTTCCTGTTTTAAGTGCTGGTTTCATGTGTGCAAAAGGTTGGCGAGGAAAAACCCGCTTTAATCCTTCAGGAATCCGGACATTCATAAGGGAGTATGATCATGCCCCTCCAGCTAATCTTCTAGAAGGTAGGGGAACCCAGAGTGGCGCTCATGTTGATATATTGGGTAACTTTGCCT